In a genomic window of bacterium:
- a CDS encoding type II secretion system F family protein, whose protein sequence is MSDTTKYLWKGKTAKGEILSGEYEATSKDELTAYLRKRRITITSIKEKKKAGGVTLFKKKGVSVKDLSVFTRQFATMVNAGLPLVQCLDVLGRQLEKPHFKEVVLQVTADVEGGSTLAEALGKHPKIFSDLYVNMIAAGEAGGILDVILGRLAVFLEKADALQRKVKGAMTYPVIVLTVAGGACIFMLMFVIPVFAKMFADFGGVLPAPTRIVMNVSDFIRGYWWALGAGAFAATVIFKRYRATESGRRNTDRAAMKMPILGNVILKSAVARFTRTLGTLIGSGVPILQGLEITSRTAGNKVIQEAIGATAKSISQGDTIAEPLKASGVFPPMVVQMIGIGEQTGALDEMLAKIADFYDDEVDAAVEALTAAIEPIMIVLMGGMVGSMLVAMYLPMFKMSSVVG, encoded by the coding sequence GTGAGCGACACCACCAAATACCTCTGGAAGGGCAAGACCGCCAAGGGCGAGATCCTTTCGGGGGAATACGAGGCCACGAGCAAGGACGAGTTGACGGCGTACCTGCGCAAGCGCAGGATCACCATCACCTCGATCAAGGAGAAGAAGAAGGCCGGCGGCGTCACCCTCTTCAAGAAGAAGGGCGTGAGCGTGAAGGACCTGTCGGTCTTCACCCGCCAGTTCGCCACCATGGTGAACGCCGGTCTGCCCCTCGTGCAGTGCCTCGACGTGCTCGGGCGCCAGCTCGAGAAGCCCCACTTCAAGGAAGTGGTGCTGCAGGTCACGGCGGACGTGGAGGGGGGCTCGACCCTGGCCGAGGCGCTCGGCAAGCACCCCAAGATCTTCTCCGACCTGTACGTGAACATGATCGCGGCCGGCGAGGCCGGCGGTATCCTGGACGTGATCCTGGGCCGTCTGGCCGTGTTCCTCGAGAAGGCCGACGCCCTGCAGCGCAAGGTGAAGGGCGCCATGACCTACCCGGTCATCGTGCTGACGGTCGCCGGCGGCGCCTGCATCTTCATGCTCATGTTCGTGATCCCGGTCTTCGCCAAGATGTTCGCCGACTTCGGCGGCGTGCTGCCCGCCCCGACCCGGATCGTCATGAACGTCTCCGACTTCATCCGCGGCTACTGGTGGGCCCTGGGCGCCGGCGCCTTCGCCGCGACGGTGATCTTCAAGCGCTACCGCGCGACCGAGAGCGGCCGCCGCAACACCGACCGCGCCGCCATGAAGATGCCGATCCTCGGCAACGTGATCCTGAAGTCGGCCGTGGCCCGCTTCACCCGCACCCTGGGCACCCTGATCGGGTCCGGCGTGCCGATCCTGCAGGGCCTGGAGATCACGTCCCGCACCGCGGGCAACAAGGTCATCCAGGAGGCCATCGGGGCCACCGCCAAGTCCATCAGCCAGGGCGACACCATCGCCGAGCCGCTGAAGGCGAGCGGCGTGTTCCCGCCCATGGTCGTCCAGATGATCGGCATCGGCGAGCAGACCGGCGCCCTGGACGAGATGCTGGCCAAGATCGCCGACTTCTACGACGACGAGGTCGACGCGGCGGTCGAGGCCCTCACCGCCGCCATCGAGCCGATCATGATCGTGCTCATGGGCGGCATGGTGGGCTCGATGCTCGTGGCCATGTACCTGCCCATGTTCAAGATGTCGAGCGTCGTGGGGTAA